AGTATTGAGCGTTTTGAGTTGTCTGCCAAAAAATCAAAAACCAAAGCATCCGGAGCCGGAGGAACGGGAATGAAAACCCAGATTTCATCGCAAAATGAATTGCAGTTAGGCAGCTGGAAAAACAAGAATTTCAGCATTGTTATTTTTGACCTTTCGCATGTCAATGAAGCTTTAGAATCGTACAAAGCAAAAACGGTTCACGGTATTATAGGCGCAGATGTTTTACTGGAAGGAAAGGCTATTATTGATTATTTTAACAATTATTTGTATTTAAAATAGAAAAACTTCAAATTCCTAATCAGAATAAAAATCTTAAACCTGAACTCATAAATCTGAAATTAAAAAATCCCAAACTCCTTTCGGAATCTGGGATTTTTCGTCTAAAATCAAATCAATTAATTAATGGGTATGTTTAGGATTAAAACCGTCTTCGCTTAATTCTGTGTGCTCGTAATCGGCAACCATTTCAGCTTCGTAATCGATTTTTTCTCCTTTAGAGAATTTTCTAATAATTTTCTCCATAATATCATAGATAACCGGCACTACAATCAAGGTAAGGAATAATGATGAAATCAAACCTCCAATGATTACCCATGCCAATCCGTTTTTCCATTCTGCTCCTGCTCCTGCTGCTAATGCAATTGGGAACATACCAAATACCATCGCAATTGTGGTCATCAAGATCGGACGTAAACGCGCGTGGTTTGCCTGGATTAAT
This portion of the Flavobacterium gelatinilyticum genome encodes:
- a CDS encoding retropepsin-like aspartic protease gives rise to the protein MENLHEILKKEKYKKIKFKVTKTQHLSIKAKINGVSGNFILDTGASNTCIGFESIERFELSAKKSKTKASGAGGTGMKTQISSQNELQLGSWKNKNFSIVIFDLSHVNEALESYKAKTVHGIIGADVLLEGKAIIDYFNNYLYLK